The Vigna radiata var. radiata cultivar VC1973A unplaced genomic scaffold, Vradiata_ver6 scaffold_122, whole genome shotgun sequence genome window below encodes:
- the LOC106752996 gene encoding uncharacterized protein LOC106752996 isoform X2 — MEVLYSKLYDKYTQLKSKKLSELDHLNKEQEVKFVNYLSAAEELIEHLKSEKEELLGQVNELRTELASLRAAKDKEITDCQMLLMEEREKNEALSREVEKLLKSHQERTSDLNNMKANSNNSSSIRMTRKRKRQNDLEKEARFISFENEGNSVETCKETASGKESGHDNWLIHVLFEYSLGMKLSIIDQSGQMCLSALHQSSGYSFSISWISKSPNNEDAELLYHVISLGTFERVAPEWMREDIMFSPSMCPIFFERVSRVTKLKH, encoded by the exons ATGGAGGTTCTGTATTCGAAGCTCTACGACAAGTACACCCAACTTAAG TCTAAGAAACTCTCTGAATTGGATCACCTAAACAAAGAGCAAGAAGTTAAATTTGTGAATTACTTGTCCG CTGCGGAAGAGTTGATTGAGCACTTGAAGAGCGAAAAGGAAGAGCTTCTTGGACAAGTCAATGAGTTGAGAACTGAATTGGCTTCACTTAG GGCAGCCAAGGATAAAGAGATTACAGATTGTCAGATGCTTTTgatggaagaaagagagaaaa ATGAAGCTCTTTCTAGAGAAGTGGAAAAGTTGCTAAAGTCTCACCAGGAGAGAACATCtgatttaaataatatgaagGCTAACTCTAACAACAGCTCATCTATAAGAATGACAAGAAAACGGAAAAGGCAGAATGATTTGGAGAAAGAAGCGAGGTTTATATCTTTTGAAAATGAAGGTAATTCTGTGGAGACTTGCAAAGAGACTGCTTCTGGTAAG GAAAGTGGACATGATAACTGGCTCATTCATGTTCTTTTTGAGTATTCACTGGGCATGAAACTATCCATTATCGATCAATCTGGACAAATGTGCCTTTCTGCGCTGCATCAATCGAGTG GTTACTCCTTCAGCATATCGTGGATTAGCAAATCACCTAATAATGAGGACGCAGAGCTGCTGTACCATGTCATATCTCTAGGCACATTTGAAAGAGTGGCACCAGAATGGATGAGGGAGGACATCATGTTCAGCCCCAGCATGTGCCCCATCTTCTTCGAAAGGGTATCTCGTGTTACTAAGTTGAAACATTAA
- the LOC106752996 gene encoding uncharacterized protein LOC106752996 isoform X1 — translation MEVLYSKLYDKYTQLKSKKLSELDHLNKEQEVKFVNYLSAAEELIEHLKSEKEELLGQVNELRTELASLRAAKDKEITDCQMLLMEEREKNEALSREVEKLLKSHQERTSDLNNMKANSNNSSSIRMTRKRKRQNDLEKEARFISFENEGNSVETCKETASGKLLERCTKANDQSGIDLQESGHDNWLIHVLFEYSLGMKLSIIDQSGQMCLSALHQSSGYSFSISWISKSPNNEDAELLYHVISLGTFERVAPEWMREDIMFSPSMCPIFFERVSRVTKLKH, via the exons ATGGAGGTTCTGTATTCGAAGCTCTACGACAAGTACACCCAACTTAAG TCTAAGAAACTCTCTGAATTGGATCACCTAAACAAAGAGCAAGAAGTTAAATTTGTGAATTACTTGTCCG CTGCGGAAGAGTTGATTGAGCACTTGAAGAGCGAAAAGGAAGAGCTTCTTGGACAAGTCAATGAGTTGAGAACTGAATTGGCTTCACTTAG GGCAGCCAAGGATAAAGAGATTACAGATTGTCAGATGCTTTTgatggaagaaagagagaaaa ATGAAGCTCTTTCTAGAGAAGTGGAAAAGTTGCTAAAGTCTCACCAGGAGAGAACATCtgatttaaataatatgaagGCTAACTCTAACAACAGCTCATCTATAAGAATGACAAGAAAACGGAAAAGGCAGAATGATTTGGAGAAAGAAGCGAGGTTTATATCTTTTGAAAATGAAGGTAATTCTGTGGAGACTTGCAAAGAGACTGCTTCTGGTAAG CTGCTGGAGCGTTGTACCAAGGCTAATGATCAATCAG GCATTGATTTACAGGAAAGTGGACATGATAACTGGCTCATTCATGTTCTTTTTGAGTATTCACTGGGCATGAAACTATCCATTATCGATCAATCTGGACAAATGTGCCTTTCTGCGCTGCATCAATCGAGTG GTTACTCCTTCAGCATATCGTGGATTAGCAAATCACCTAATAATGAGGACGCAGAGCTGCTGTACCATGTCATATCTCTAGGCACATTTGAAAGAGTGGCACCAGAATGGATGAGGGAGGACATCATGTTCAGCCCCAGCATGTGCCCCATCTTCTTCGAAAGGGTATCTCGTGTTACTAAGTTGAAACATTAA